One part of the Sphingopyxis sp. PAMC25046 genome encodes these proteins:
- a CDS encoding OmpW family outer membrane protein: MTTRTLPLIALAAALALPGQAFAKAGDVQFKLLATYVAPDGKISDVKTDLIGLPAGTQTKADDNVTPTVAIEYFVSDAISLETIAGVTQHDVDGRGALDGATLVSNAKIVPATLTLKYHFGKDGGVRPYVGAGPSYFIFIDEKPGATTRALGATRQKMGDKLGAALQAGIDIPLGGKGLALSIDAKRYFLRPTATWYAGGTEVLKTRHKLDPWVISTGVAFRF, encoded by the coding sequence ATGACGACCAGAACGCTCCCGCTCATCGCGCTCGCCGCCGCGCTTGCGCTTCCCGGCCAGGCTTTTGCCAAGGCGGGCGACGTCCAGTTCAAGCTGCTCGCGACCTATGTCGCCCCCGACGGCAAGATCAGCGACGTCAAGACCGACCTGATCGGCCTGCCCGCGGGCACGCAGACCAAGGCCGACGACAATGTCACGCCGACGGTCGCGATCGAATATTTCGTCTCCGACGCCATCTCGCTCGAAACCATCGCCGGGGTGACGCAGCATGATGTGGACGGGCGCGGCGCGCTGGATGGCGCGACGCTGGTGTCCAACGCGAAGATCGTGCCCGCGACGCTGACGCTCAAATATCATTTCGGCAAGGACGGCGGCGTCCGGCCCTATGTCGGCGCCGGCCCCAGCTATTTCATCTTTATCGACGAAAAGCCGGGCGCGACGACGCGCGCGCTGGGCGCGACGCGGCAAAAGATGGGCGACAAGCTCGGCGCCGCGTTGCAGGCCGGAATCGACATTCCGCTGGGCGGCAAGGGGCTGGCGCTGTCGATCGACGCCAAACGCTATTTCCTGCGTCCGACCGCGACCTGGTATGCCGGCGGCACCGAAGTGCTGAAAACGCGGCACAAGCTCGATCCGTGGGTGATCAGCACCGGGGTCGCCTTCCGCTTCTGA